One window of the Streptomyces asoensis genome contains the following:
- a CDS encoding serine hydrolase domain-containing protein, translating into MALLRQEVDPSEVGLDAKALDRLDQHVAHFVDEGRLPGFLVAVSRGGRVAHLTAHGRRDIAAGLPVEADTLYRIYSMTKPVTSVAALILVEEGGLRLDDPVADHLPAFADQRVYVGGSGADLTTRPVGQPLLVKHLMTHTAGLTFAFYHCHPVDALYREAGLESAVLPGSDLAGTVEAYARLPLQFEPGTQWNYSVATNVLGRIIEVVSGRPLDEFIAERIFRPLGMPDAGFQVTDEQAGRLAELYGDADSGGIERIPGLPLFGRPRFLSGSGGMVATAYDIHRFSELLRRRGELDGVRLLQPETVDLMTRNHLPGGADLRTFGSRPAHDEPGNDGVGFGLGVSVVTDPSRTQAPSGLGTYGWSGVATTTFWVDPSRDLTVQFLTQLRPRKSLKLYPELKRLVHEAITD; encoded by the coding sequence ATGGCACTGCTGCGGCAAGAGGTCGACCCGAGCGAGGTCGGGCTGGACGCGAAGGCGCTGGACCGGCTCGACCAGCACGTCGCCCACTTCGTCGACGAGGGGCGCCTGCCCGGGTTCCTCGTGGCCGTCTCCCGCGGCGGCCGGGTCGCCCACCTCACCGCGCACGGCCGCCGCGACATCGCCGCCGGACTGCCGGTCGAGGCCGACACCCTCTACCGGATCTACTCGATGACCAAGCCGGTCACCTCGGTCGCCGCGCTGATACTGGTCGAGGAGGGCGGGCTGCGCCTCGACGACCCGGTCGCCGACCACCTCCCGGCCTTCGCGGACCAGCGGGTGTACGTGGGCGGCTCGGGCGCCGACCTCACCACCCGCCCGGTCGGGCAGCCCCTGCTGGTGAAGCATCTGATGACCCACACCGCGGGCCTGACCTTCGCCTTCTATCACTGCCACCCCGTCGACGCCCTGTACCGCGAGGCCGGTCTGGAGTCGGCGGTGCTGCCGGGCTCGGACCTGGCCGGGACGGTGGAGGCGTACGCGCGGCTGCCGCTCCAGTTCGAGCCGGGCACGCAGTGGAACTACTCGGTGGCGACCAACGTCCTGGGCCGGATCATCGAGGTCGTCTCGGGCCGGCCGCTGGACGAGTTCATCGCCGAGCGGATCTTCCGCCCGCTCGGCATGCCGGACGCCGGCTTCCAGGTCACGGACGAACAGGCGGGCCGGCTGGCGGAGCTGTACGGCGACGCCGACAGCGGCGGTATCGAGCGGATCCCGGGCCTGCCGCTGTTCGGCCGCCCCCGGTTCCTGTCGGGCAGCGGCGGTATGGTGGCGACCGCATACGATATCCACCGTTTCAGTGAGCTGCTGCGCCGCCGCGGCGAGCTCGACGGCGTACGCCTGCTCCAGCCCGAGACGGTCGACCTGATGACCCGCAACCACCTCCCCGGCGGCGCCGACCTGCGCACCTTCGGCAGCCGCCCCGCACACGACGAACCCGGCAACGACGGTGTCGGCTTCGGTCTCGGGGTCTCCGTGGTGACCGACCCGAGCCGCACCCAGGCCCCCTCCGGGCTCGGCACCTACGGCTGGAGCGGCGTCGCCACGACGACGTTCTGGGTCGACCCGAGCCGCGATCTGACCGTCCAGTTCCTGACCCAGCTGAGGCCGAGGAAATCCCTGAAGCTCTACCCCGAACTCAAGCGACTGGTCCACGAGGCGATCACCGACTGA
- a CDS encoding saccharopine dehydrogenase family protein, translating to MPDLVPATGTVHWIGAGLSTGSGLAALCEHTDGVRLWHRTVERAAEALDRLGLTGRAEPLAYTLDALTERLAPGDVVVSMLPASEHAALLAACVARRAHFACSSYVSDAVLEQVPAATGAGIVVLTEAGLDPGIDHLFAHSLVARARQAIGDDTAASYRLTSYCGGIPAVPNDFRYRFSWAPLGVLNALRSPARYVENGTESVVDRPWEATREHLVDGETFEVYPNRDSVPFIEQYELPRAWKPLTFVRGTLRLDGWLRAWDAVFEQLRTGDDAGIAALAQELAAAHPTTDTDRDRVVLAVSLEVRVPGSGTGDTGDAGDVDDQVEGVGNGTVWSGSYLLDLEGDEEESAMARCVSRPLALGVRHILDGSLSPGLSRAAETAPCSEEWLRELGDQGLEFTLRVEG from the coding sequence GTGCCTGACCTGGTTCCGGCGACCGGCACCGTCCACTGGATCGGCGCCGGCCTCTCCACGGGCAGCGGCCTGGCCGCCCTGTGCGAGCACACCGACGGCGTACGGCTGTGGCACCGCACGGTGGAGCGGGCGGCCGAGGCCCTGGACCGGCTGGGGCTGACCGGACGCGCCGAGCCGCTCGCCTACACCCTCGACGCGCTCACGGAGCGACTGGCGCCCGGGGACGTCGTGGTGTCGATGCTGCCCGCGTCCGAGCACGCGGCGCTGCTGGCGGCGTGCGTGGCCCGGCGGGCCCACTTCGCTTGCTCCAGCTATGTCTCCGACGCGGTGCTGGAGCAGGTGCCCGCGGCCACCGGGGCCGGGATCGTCGTTCTCACCGAGGCCGGCCTCGACCCGGGCATCGACCACCTCTTCGCGCACAGCCTGGTGGCTCGCGCCCGGCAGGCGATCGGCGACGACACGGCGGCCTCGTACCGCCTCACCTCGTACTGCGGAGGCATCCCGGCCGTCCCCAACGACTTCAGGTACCGCTTCAGCTGGGCACCCCTCGGCGTCCTCAACGCCCTGCGCTCGCCCGCGCGTTACGTCGAGAACGGCACCGAGAGCGTGGTCGACCGGCCCTGGGAGGCCACGCGGGAGCACCTCGTCGACGGCGAGACCTTCGAGGTCTATCCCAACCGCGACAGCGTTCCGTTCATCGAGCAGTACGAGCTGCCACGGGCCTGGAAGCCGCTGACCTTCGTACGCGGCACCCTGCGTCTGGACGGCTGGCTGCGGGCCTGGGACGCGGTGTTCGAGCAGCTGAGGACGGGCGACGACGCCGGGATCGCCGCGCTGGCCCAGGAGTTGGCGGCCGCCCACCCCACCACGGACACCGACCGCGACCGCGTGGTCCTCGCCGTGTCGCTGGAGGTGCGGGTGCCCGGGAGCGGCACGGGTGACACGGGGGACGCGGGCGACGTGGACGATCAGGTCGAGGGCGTCGGCAACGGCACGGTGTGGTCCGGGAGTTACCTGCTGGACCTGGAGGGCGACGAGGAGGAGAGCGCGATGGCGCGCTGCGTCTCCCGACCGCTCGCCCTGGGCGTCCGGCACATCCTGGACGGCTCCCTGTCACCCGGGCTGAGCCGGGCGGCCGAGACGGCACCGTGCTCCGAGGAATGGCTGCGCGAACTCGGTGACCAGGGGCTTGAGTTCACGCTGCGGGTCGAGGGCTGA